In the genome of Mytilus edulis chromosome 3, xbMytEdul2.2, whole genome shotgun sequence, one region contains:
- the LOC139515525 gene encoding alpha-2A adrenergic receptor-like → MSNKTEELPEFVPSSKNIAIIIILTALVLVTIIGNFFVLLAFIIESKLRKEAFNYFIFNLAITDFLVAITAMTFYMIDTVLGYWPFGPAMCAFWIYADYAMTFASVFTLTAISIDRFWSVTWPIHYRNNSSIKKTIIMIAIVWVIVVTIWTPPFIGDRLKHNEEYSCIWEPNENREFIIVVDVIGHYLPCALMMISYVKVLTVMRKRGKIKPKIHLNARSTINEQHSNITVTSIYSKIQDLPINKSTQNHSSNDTTKPPDKNVTNNQIVFISSSQNYRPVAPDQQTSTSSSQTTQRTQGGNRCTNEPTNDVKYNKSERKIFITLSYVVLSYLTFWFPFYVTWGDIYAFHPDLVPPLLYTVMFWMTYLNSTLNPIIYAYTNKDFRRSFWKIMRCKC, encoded by the exons ATGAGCAACAAAACTGAAGAACTTCCAGAATTTGTTCCTTCTAGTAAGAATATAGCCATTATTATTATACTTACCGCTTTAGTACTCGTGACTATAATAGgaaacttttttgttttgttagcTTTCATAATAGAGTCAAAGTTACGAAAGGAAGCTTTCAACTATTTTATATTCAATCTAGCAATAACGGACTTTTTAGTAGCTATAACAGCCATGACGTTTTACATGATAGATACAGTTTTAGGATACTGGCCTTTTGGACCAGCCATGTGTGCCTTTTGGATATATGCCGACTATGCCATGACTTTTGCTTCGGTTTTCACCTTGACGGCCATTTCTATTGACAGATTCTGGTCGGTCACATGGCCCATCCATTACCGCAATAATTCATCAATTAAGAAGACGATCATTATGATTGCCATTGTATG gGTTATTGTGGTTACGATATGGACTCCACCATTTATTGGAGATCGACTGAAGCATAACGAAGAATATTCATGTATTTGGGAACCAAACGAAAACAGGGAGTTTATAATTGTAGTAGATGTGATAGGGCATTATTTACCATGCGCCCTTATGATGATTTCTTACGTTAAAGTTTTGACTGTAATGAGAAAAAGAGGGAAAATTAAACCTAAGATTCATTTGAACGCCAGGTCTACCATAAATGAACAACACTCGAATATCACAGTCACCAgtatttatagtaaaatacaaGATCTCCCAATAAACAAGAGTACACAAAATCATTCCTCAAACGATACCACAAAGCCACCTGATAAAAACGTTACAAATAACCAGATTGTATTCATAAGTAGTTCACAAAATTATCGACCTGTTGCTCCAGACCAGCAGACGTCAACGTCATCATCTCAAACTACGCAGAGAACGCAAGGTGGAAATCGATGCACCAATGAACCAACAAATGATGTCAAGTATAACAAATCAGAGAGAAAGATTTTTATCACCTTGTCATATGTAGTTTTGAGTTATCTTACATTTTGGTTTCCGTTTTACGTGACATGGGGGGATATATATGCGTTCCATCCCGATCTGGTTCCACCGTTACTATATACAGTGATGTTTTGGATGACATACTTAAACTCAACCCTTAACCCTATCATCTATGCTTATACCAATAAAGATTTTCGTCGTTCCTTTTGGAAAATAATGAGGTGCAAGTGTTAA